In Candidatus Hydrogenedentota bacterium, a genomic segment contains:
- a CDS encoding ABC transporter permease, producing the protein MTTVEISSGQLIAGYGLLLFPIVIFLWHSVPLLSSTFTSVLRMTVQLLFIGFYLEYLFLWNNIWLNAAWIAVMVLVADASIVKGCGLRLRLYWFPLALALSVGVLIPLFFLVLMIIRPAPLFDARYVVPIAGMILGNCLRADIVGIHGFYNALRKNEKVYFHSLSCGARLREAIHPFLREALNAALAPTIATMATMGVVSLPGMMTGVILGGADPVTAIKYQIAIMLAIFSGTAITVTVGIYLTLPISFTAFGILKHEIFAANNR; encoded by the coding sequence GTGACTACGGTAGAAATCTCTTCAGGCCAACTCATCGCCGGTTATGGTTTGCTGCTCTTTCCGATAGTGATTTTTTTGTGGCATAGTGTACCCTTATTAAGTTCGACTTTCACCAGTGTCCTGCGCATGACCGTACAGCTGTTATTTATCGGCTTCTATCTCGAGTATTTATTTTTATGGAATAATATTTGGTTAAACGCTGCATGGATAGCCGTCATGGTTTTGGTTGCCGACGCCTCGATTGTAAAGGGATGCGGGCTGCGCTTACGATTATATTGGTTTCCCCTCGCGCTGGCACTGTCTGTGGGCGTGTTGATTCCCCTTTTTTTTCTGGTCTTGATGATCATTCGTCCTGCCCCCTTATTTGACGCGCGATATGTGGTACCTATCGCAGGCATGATTTTAGGAAATTGCTTGCGCGCGGACATTGTTGGTATCCACGGCTTTTATAACGCGCTGCGCAAAAACGAGAAGGTTTATTTTCATAGCCTCTCCTGTGGGGCACGTCTGCGCGAAGCCATTCACCCATTCCTGCGTGAGGCGCTGAACGCGGCACTTGCGCCGACCATAGCCACCATGGCAACCATGGGAGTTGTATCTTTGCCGGGCATGATGACCGGCGTAATTCTAGGAGGCGCTGATCCCGTTACGGCGATCAAATATCAAATCGCCATTATGCTAGCCATATTTTCCGGTACGGCTATTACAGTAACTGTTGGTATTTATTTGACCTTGCCCATTAGCTTCACCGCTTTCGGCATCTTGAAGCACGAAATCTTTGCCGCTAACAACAGATAA
- a CDS encoding SMP-30/gluconolactonase/LRE family protein: MTLISLLTCLAVGAAESLVSGPVELVCDNFQFTEGPLYLRDDKLIFSDIPADTIFTAYREIYRKPSGQSNGLTLDSKNRLICCEHKTRRVTRTEEDGSITVLAEKYQNKRLNSPNDVVVHSSGTIYFTDPPYGLPGGLQNPECELGFSGVYKIDLSGNLVLLDKELVTPNGLAFSPDENNIYIADTQNKVLFRYDVVEEGNLANKTTFCSLPGPDGLKVDNDGNVWSTASDGLRIYNPSGELIETVAFPEVPANCAFGAADSKTLFVTARKSVYKIQTLVVGIQPAGNRK; encoded by the coding sequence ATGACTCTAATTTCCTTATTAACATGCCTAGCGGTCGGCGCTGCAGAATCGCTTGTGTCCGGTCCTGTTGAACTGGTCTGTGATAACTTTCAGTTTACTGAAGGACCGCTCTACCTGCGTGACGACAAACTTATTTTCAGTGATATCCCGGCTGATACCATCTTCACCGCTTACCGAGAAATTTACCGCAAACCTAGTGGACAGTCTAATGGTTTGACCCTGGATTCTAAAAATCGACTCATCTGTTGTGAACATAAAACACGGCGGGTGACGCGGACAGAAGAAGACGGTTCCATTACTGTCCTTGCAGAAAAATATCAAAACAAAAGATTGAATAGTCCCAATGATGTCGTTGTCCATTCAAGCGGCACAATCTATTTCACCGATCCGCCTTACGGCTTGCCGGGAGGCCTGCAAAATCCTGAATGTGAATTAGGCTTTAGTGGTGTTTATAAAATTGATCTATCCGGAAATCTTGTGCTTCTCGACAAAGAATTAGTTACACCCAATGGTCTCGCCTTTTCACCTGACGAAAACAATATCTATATTGCAGATACCCAAAATAAAGTCCTTTTTCGGTATGATGTTGTAGAAGAGGGCAACCTCGCCAACAAAACAACTTTTTGTTCGCTGCCCGGACCGGACGGTTTAAAAGTAGATAACGACGGTAATGTTTGGTCTACCGCTTCCGATGGCCTACGCATCTACAATCCATCGGGAGAACTAATCGAAACAGTCGCTTTTCCGGAGGTTCCGGCAAACTGCGCTTTTGGCGCTGCGGACAGTAAGACGCTTTTTGTTACAGCCAGAAAAAGTGTGTATAAAATACAGACGCTCGTTGTCGGAATACAGCCTGCCGGCAACCGAAAATAA
- a CDS encoding YifB family Mg chelatase-like AAA ATPase: MLAHIKSCAVLGIDAYPVSIEVDARPGLFRYKVVGLPDTAVKESEDRVISAVRNSGFRFPGGNTVVNLAPADMRKQGSALDLPIALGVLGASNQLDGTRIEEFLVAGELALDGSIRPVNGALAMAIAARNQGLRGIVLPEQNVEEAGVVSGVEVIPVENLNAAQAFFQGTEDIIPFETDISEVAKQSRGKIPDLLDVKGQNHVKRALTVAAAGAHNILMIGPPGTGKTMLASRLPGILPELTFEEALETTRIYSVAPLTGTKRSLILNRPFRSPHHTSTTVSITGGGATMPIPGEVSLAHNGVLFLDELPEFTRSALEVLRQPLEESMIHIRRASYSITFPSRFMLVVAMNPCPCGCRTHPQKACRCSEAEVQRYLARISGPLLDRIDIHVDVPALRFDELHDETASGPKSEEVRASVLEARERQKARSNSAHCWNAYLESSIMRRHCKLNTSALALLETAVVKMGLSARAHDKVLRVARTIADLEESENIVEHHIAEAIQYRSLDKQFWSS; the protein is encoded by the coding sequence TTGCTAGCTCATATCAAATCATGTGCTGTCCTTGGAATTGATGCGTATCCGGTGTCAATTGAAGTGGACGCACGCCCGGGATTGTTTCGTTATAAAGTCGTGGGATTACCCGATACGGCGGTGAAAGAAAGTGAAGACAGGGTTATTTCTGCCGTACGTAATTCCGGATTTCGTTTTCCGGGCGGCAACACCGTCGTCAACCTTGCGCCTGCTGATATGCGCAAGCAAGGAAGCGCCTTAGATCTGCCCATAGCTTTAGGCGTCTTAGGCGCCAGCAATCAACTGGATGGTACACGAATAGAGGAGTTTCTTGTTGCCGGCGAACTGGCGCTGGACGGTTCGATCCGTCCTGTTAACGGCGCATTGGCTATGGCTATAGCTGCGCGCAACCAAGGGTTGCGTGGTATTGTGCTTCCCGAACAGAATGTGGAAGAAGCGGGCGTTGTTTCCGGCGTTGAGGTGATTCCCGTTGAAAACCTGAATGCTGCCCAAGCTTTTTTTCAGGGTACAGAAGATATTATCCCCTTTGAAACTGATATTAGCGAGGTGGCGAAACAATCGCGCGGCAAGATCCCGGATTTGCTTGATGTCAAAGGGCAGAACCATGTGAAGCGCGCCCTTACCGTTGCCGCCGCGGGAGCCCACAACATTCTGATGATTGGGCCGCCCGGTACGGGTAAGACGATGCTGGCTTCACGGCTGCCCGGAATTTTACCGGAATTGACCTTTGAAGAGGCTTTGGAAACGACGCGTATTTATAGTGTGGCGCCTCTTACCGGAACGAAACGCTCCCTTATTTTAAACCGTCCCTTTCGAAGTCCGCACCACACGTCAACAACGGTATCTATAACAGGCGGCGGCGCTACCATGCCCATCCCCGGCGAGGTGAGTCTTGCCCACAACGGCGTCCTTTTCTTGGATGAGCTGCCGGAGTTTACCCGTTCCGCGCTTGAAGTGTTGCGTCAACCTCTTGAAGAGAGCATGATTCATATTCGGCGTGCCAGTTATTCCATTACCTTTCCCAGCCGTTTCATGCTTGTTGTCGCGATGAATCCTTGTCCTTGCGGTTGCCGTACGCATCCGCAAAAGGCTTGTCGATGTTCTGAAGCAGAGGTGCAACGTTATCTCGCCCGCATTTCAGGGCCTTTGTTGGATCGCATTGATATTCACGTGGATGTGCCTGCGCTGCGTTTTGATGAGCTCCATGATGAGACGGCATCGGGACCGAAGAGCGAAGAAGTGCGGGCCAGCGTTCTGGAAGCACGTGAGCGGCAAAAGGCACGTTCGAATAGTGCCCATTGTTGGAACGCCTATCTGGAGTCGTCCATAATGAGACGACATTGCAAGTTAAATACTTCCGCTTTGGCATTGTTAGAAACAGCCGTTGTAAAAATGGGATTGAGTGCACGTGCTCATGACAAGGTGCTTCGGGTCGCGCGTACCATAGCGGATTTAGAAGAAAGTGAAAACATCGTGGAACACCATATCGCCGAGGCGATCCAATACCGATCTCTGGATAAACAATTTTGGTCAAGCTAA
- a CDS encoding flippase-like domain-containing protein, with protein sequence MKKKIQVIVGLLIGLFLMWFLFRDTQWGDVWAAFKNADSRWLLVGLFVILLGFVVRIWRWSYIVNPVTPVPFWRLFSATQIGFLGNFVLPARIGEVIRALALSRSQKIPFPQTMAYVALDRLTDLFGLAAVFILTLFFFYPQQDVYLPEEFRNLYADPISKDMLRKMVYTLTFAVIIGVLMLMILFAKKELILSLSDKILGLVSKKLANFVHKIVVNFTAGMQILTSYGNLAKSGGISLLLWGTFALSQMAMYKAFGIDLPWYAPFVVLSVLSILISIPGPPGFIGPFHAGIVGGLILVSPEINLNTARAVAIVAHLYNLIPILIIGVICLFFERIELGELSRKGEAIVAAGSEEDSNPS encoded by the coding sequence ATGAAAAAGAAAATACAAGTAATCGTAGGTTTGCTCATTGGCCTTTTTCTCATGTGGTTTTTGTTTCGAGATACACAATGGGGCGATGTCTGGGCAGCCTTTAAAAACGCAGATAGTCGGTGGCTCCTAGTTGGCTTATTCGTTATACTGCTCGGTTTTGTTGTCCGTATATGGCGTTGGTCATACATTGTGAACCCTGTTACACCGGTTCCTTTTTGGCGTCTATTCAGCGCCACACAAATCGGTTTTTTGGGTAATTTTGTTTTGCCCGCACGCATCGGTGAAGTCATTCGCGCTTTGGCATTGAGTCGAAGCCAGAAGATTCCTTTCCCCCAAACAATGGCTTATGTAGCCCTTGATCGTCTTACCGATCTCTTCGGCCTTGCCGCCGTTTTTATCCTAACGCTGTTTTTCTTTTATCCACAACAAGATGTTTATTTGCCTGAAGAGTTTCGTAATCTCTACGCCGATCCTATTTCCAAAGATATGCTGCGTAAAATGGTCTATACCTTGACCTTTGCCGTGATTATCGGTGTGCTGATGCTGATGATTCTCTTTGCAAAGAAAGAACTGATACTTTCTCTTTCCGATAAAATTCTTGGTCTCGTGTCAAAGAAACTGGCAAACTTCGTCCACAAAATCGTAGTGAACTTTACCGCAGGTATGCAGATATTGACCTCCTATGGGAATCTGGCAAAATCAGGGGGCATATCGTTGTTGCTGTGGGGCACCTTTGCCTTATCTCAGATGGCGATGTATAAGGCTTTCGGCATTGATCTGCCGTGGTATGCTCCTTTTGTCGTGCTATCGGTCCTTTCCATCCTCATTAGTATCCCCGGTCCGCCCGGATTTATTGGTCCTTTCCACGCAGGCATTGTGGGAGGACTTATTCTGGTTTCGCCTGAGATCAACCTCAACACGGCGCGCGCCGTGGCAATCGTTGCCCATCTCTATAATTTAATTCCCATTCTTATTATCGGAGTTATTTGCCTTTTCTTCGAACGCATCGAACTGGGTGAATTAAGCCGCAAAGGTGAGGCGATTGTCGCTGCAGGTTCTGAAGAGGATTCTAATCCGTCCTAG
- a CDS encoding ATP-binding cassette domain-containing protein: protein MKQDEILCIRNLSVQLSTASLFDALSLQLNRRDKLTITGPSGSGKSTLLRCILGFVPFAGEISVQGVAVNGRKIWGLRPQLAYVAQEPELGEGRVREILMRPFSFQANQHLRFCEEEASQLLERFNLSDSFLDQEITSLSGGEKQRIALIAALLLKRPILLLDEAASALDATTKLLIRDYLADQKDLAILSVSHDIHHFVFDNPIYRLADGSLKREQQ, encoded by the coding sequence ATGAAACAAGACGAAATTTTATGTATACGAAATCTCAGCGTTCAACTGAGTACGGCGTCTTTATTTGATGCCCTTTCTCTTCAGTTGAACCGGCGCGATAAATTGACGATTACCGGCCCTTCAGGTTCCGGTAAATCTACCCTCCTCCGATGCATCTTGGGCTTTGTTCCATTTGCAGGTGAAATAAGTGTTCAAGGAGTCGCTGTCAATGGGCGAAAGATTTGGGGACTCAGACCGCAGCTTGCTTATGTTGCCCAAGAACCGGAACTCGGTGAGGGACGGGTCAGAGAGATACTTATGCGCCCTTTTTCTTTTCAAGCCAATCAACATCTAAGATTTTGCGAAGAGGAAGCGTCTCAGTTATTGGAGCGCTTCAACTTGTCTGATTCTTTCTTAGATCAGGAAATTACCAGTCTTTCCGGAGGCGAAAAGCAGCGCATCGCCTTGATAGCGGCCTTATTGTTGAAACGACCGATTTTGCTGTTAGATGAAGCTGCCTCGGCGCTGGATGCCACGACCAAACTGCTGATCCGTGATTATCTGGCTGATCAAAAAGATCTCGCTATTTTGTCCGTGTCGCACGATATCCATCATTTCGTTTTTGATAATCCCATTTACCGATTGGCCGACGGTTCATTAAAAAGGGAGCAACAGTGA
- a CDS encoding radical SAM protein, whose translation MPDERWLRLVDEGAEMDIRHWIFLGGGEPLVRHKLISSMLEKMAHYGMTSWIHTNGTLFTPPMMDNLMGKGVQEIIFSIDGADAQSNDAIRGSGFDKAIANMRYLAQRKKETGLTSPTLLLNATLTNVSYNQLDRFVELAASIEPGVVIFLSGLIVDNEATEQLALNEEQKAQLPELVNKALERAKTLDVFTNFDRFLHEQPLEDTGEIHCAASSVAGKGLAGAFCYEPWLSAAIMPNGQLGPCCAFYDSEALSIRDHSFREVWTGAYMEGVRRSMFNGELPCYCQRCPSNLFIDKENIRIPLSSQLNKEAMSSMARFRATFQAATATFKAGGMTSLFQKSLQWFNFHFRKK comes from the coding sequence TTGCCTGATGAACGGTGGCTGCGTCTCGTTGATGAGGGCGCCGAAATGGATATCCGCCATTGGATCTTTTTAGGAGGCGGCGAACCCTTGGTGCGGCACAAATTAATAAGTTCCATGTTGGAAAAAATGGCGCACTATGGTATGACCAGCTGGATTCACACGAACGGTACGCTCTTTACCCCGCCCATGATGGACAATCTGATGGGCAAGGGCGTTCAAGAAATTATATTTAGTATTGATGGCGCCGATGCGCAAAGCAATGATGCTATCCGAGGCTCCGGTTTCGATAAAGCCATTGCCAATATGCGTTATCTTGCACAACGAAAAAAAGAGACGGGGCTCACGTCGCCCACGCTTCTTCTCAACGCTACCTTAACCAATGTATCCTACAATCAACTTGACCGTTTTGTTGAGCTTGCCGCATCTATTGAACCGGGAGTAGTCATTTTCTTGTCCGGGCTCATTGTCGATAATGAGGCAACGGAGCAACTCGCATTAAATGAAGAACAAAAAGCACAGCTCCCTGAACTGGTAAATAAGGCACTGGAGCGCGCCAAAACCTTAGACGTGTTTACGAATTTTGACCGTTTTCTTCATGAGCAGCCTCTTGAAGATACGGGAGAAATACATTGTGCCGCTTCTTCCGTTGCAGGAAAAGGACTTGCAGGAGCGTTTTGTTATGAGCCTTGGTTAAGTGCCGCCATTATGCCCAATGGACAATTGGGACCCTGCTGCGCTTTTTACGACTCAGAAGCATTATCTATCCGTGATCATTCTTTTCGTGAAGTTTGGACGGGAGCTTATATGGAAGGGGTGCGCCGCAGCATGTTCAACGGCGAGCTGCCCTGCTACTGTCAACGTTGTCCTTCCAATCTCTTTATTGACAAGGAAAATATAAGGATCCCCTTGTCATCACAATTGAACAAAGAGGCCATGTCCTCCATGGCACGATTTCGGGCAACATTTCAGGCAGCGACCGCAACCTTCAAAGCTGGAGGGATGACCTCCCTCTTTCAAAAATCACTTCAATGGTTTAATTTCCATTTTAGAAAGAAATGA
- a CDS encoding tetratricopeptide repeat protein → MTISFFQRHRQSLLLGAILLLGLTLRLAYLYFNMQAPDFESPILDPQLNDYWARALISGDWTPPPHAENPHIAETPYGRPPAYPWLLAGIYFLFRNSYLAPRCIQILVGLVTILLVFLLGKKIFTPKVGIIAAFFMAVFWSPIYFEGELNSPPWEVLVMLSIAVLLLHWTSTSSRYALGSAALFLGLGILMRPNLLLPGLILLLWIFFYSLSKSKKIIHACRQILLFFVVSAAIISPVIIRNYYVAHEFIFVSYYGGINAYIGNNPDSPGTEAKVPDLYEISGVEKWNCFNYPGIVKGLGLSLGEKNFGFSEASHYFYRRAIQFWWEHPFEALKLSLKKAGLFWGPYEISDSKVVHYERSRSPVLAHLPRFSHLLIFIITGLAAWFLFRQERPPRSRGKVLLILLFAAGYFLSILPFFITERYRFPIIPLLLPFAGYAVVWGMGLVLQPSFKKLAALGAIFVFAFVTAFYSPLTYTPNLSTWHLHRGIAFAARGNPKAAQESFLSAISAKPDNDESYVQLGYLSVNAGEIEEAMEYYREALKINPVNFLAANNLGYEYFLQGNYQEAERLYRIAISRQPFFTLTLNNLGNTLLAMGEASGALASFEKALSINPKDPHARYNIANVYLQMRDFNKAIESYERAFEDQPFNPDIANNCGLAFSESGQLEEAIGWLNTALSLDPSYALAHLNLGKIYEDLGQLSTACHHFEAVLNTWPDHEEARQHVEAICVKKEDRSARTD, encoded by the coding sequence ATGACAATTTCTTTCTTCCAACGACACCGGCAGTCTCTTTTATTGGGCGCCATTCTATTACTGGGATTGACGCTGCGCCTGGCCTATTTGTATTTTAATATGCAGGCTCCGGATTTTGAATCCCCCATTTTAGATCCTCAGCTAAATGACTATTGGGCGCGTGCCCTTATTTCCGGCGACTGGACACCGCCGCCTCATGCCGAGAACCCACATATAGCGGAAACGCCTTACGGCAGACCGCCCGCCTATCCTTGGTTATTAGCAGGTATCTATTTTCTTTTCCGGAACAGCTATCTCGCGCCGCGCTGTATCCAAATCCTTGTTGGATTAGTAACCATACTTTTGGTATTTCTTTTAGGAAAAAAAATCTTTACCCCCAAGGTGGGGATCATCGCCGCTTTTTTCATGGCTGTTTTTTGGTCTCCTATTTATTTCGAAGGAGAATTAAACTCCCCTCCTTGGGAAGTGCTGGTCATGCTCAGTATTGCAGTCTTACTGCTGCACTGGACATCTACTTCTTCACGCTATGCTTTGGGCAGCGCTGCTCTCTTTTTAGGATTGGGAATCTTGATGCGGCCCAATTTGCTGCTGCCCGGCCTTATTCTGTTGCTATGGATATTTTTCTATTCCTTGAGCAAAAGCAAGAAAATAATCCACGCCTGCCGTCAAATACTTCTTTTTTTCGTTGTCTCAGCAGCCATCATTAGCCCCGTTATAATTCGTAATTATTATGTTGCCCATGAATTTATATTTGTTTCTTATTATGGCGGTATTAATGCCTACATCGGCAACAATCCCGATTCGCCGGGAACAGAAGCGAAAGTTCCCGATCTCTATGAAATCTCCGGTGTAGAAAAATGGAATTGTTTTAACTATCCCGGCATCGTGAAAGGTCTCGGTCTTTCCTTGGGCGAAAAGAATTTTGGATTTTCTGAGGCGTCTCATTATTTCTATAGACGGGCAATACAATTTTGGTGGGAACATCCTTTTGAAGCGCTAAAGCTCAGCTTAAAAAAGGCAGGATTGTTTTGGGGACCCTATGAAATCTCGGACAGCAAGGTGGTTCATTATGAACGAAGCCGTTCGCCAGTACTGGCTCATTTGCCCCGATTCTCCCATCTGTTGATATTTATAATAACGGGACTGGCTGCTTGGTTTCTTTTCAGGCAAGAAAGACCACCGCGTAGCCGGGGGAAGGTACTACTGATACTCCTCTTTGCCGCCGGCTATTTTCTGTCCATTCTCCCATTTTTTATAACGGAAAGATATCGCTTTCCCATAATTCCGCTTCTCTTGCCTTTTGCCGGATATGCCGTCGTATGGGGGATGGGGCTCGTGCTTCAACCTTCCTTCAAAAAACTTGCTGCCTTAGGCGCTATTTTTGTATTTGCTTTTGTCACTGCCTTTTATTCTCCCCTCACCTACACACCGAATCTCTCCACATGGCATCTTCATCGAGGCATCGCTTTTGCCGCACGGGGCAACCCAAAGGCGGCGCAAGAATCCTTTCTCTCTGCCATTTCGGCAAAACCGGATAATGATGAATCCTATGTGCAGCTCGGCTATTTATCTGTCAATGCGGGCGAAATTGAAGAGGCCATGGAATACTACAGAGAGGCGCTAAAAATTAATCCCGTAAATTTTCTTGCAGCCAACAATCTAGGCTATGAATATTTTCTTCAAGGCAACTATCAAGAGGCGGAACGACTCTATCGCATCGCCATTTCCCGGCAACCTTTTTTTACACTCACCCTTAACAACCTCGGGAACACCCTGCTTGCTATGGGTGAGGCGTCCGGTGCCTTAGCGTCTTTTGAAAAGGCCTTGTCTATTAATCCTAAAGATCCTCATGCAAGATACAATATTGCTAATGTCTATCTACAAATGAGAGACTTTAATAAGGCCATTGAAAGCTATGAACGAGCCTTTGAAGACCAACCCTTTAATCCCGATATAGCGAATAATTGCGGGCTGGCTTTTTCCGAATCCGGTCAGTTAGAGGAAGCCATAGGTTGGCTCAACACAGCCCTTTCTCTAGATCCGAGCTACGCCTTGGCGCATCTAAATTTGGGGAAGATCTACGAAGACTTAGGCCAATTGAGCACGGCTTGTCATCATTTTGAAGCGGTGTTAAACACATGGCCCGATCATGAAGAAGCGCGGCAACACGTTGAAGCTATTTGTGTGAAGAAAGAAGATCGCAGTGCTAGGACGGATTAG
- a CDS encoding tyrosine recombinase XerC — protein sequence MMHYFNYLRVERNFSPHTLRAYTNDLAMFCDFMENGVLAFQRDSEDLRPSATFTTLRRAGKQEIRAFLAHLQTSGSTSRTAARKLAALRSAFSYFQRMGKIPTNPTEGLRSGRMTKSLPDVLSIPEVTQLLEAPDTKTPLDKRDRALLEVLYSCGLRAAELAGLVLTDIFATQQTLRVLGKRKKERIVPIGSYALAALDEYLFCRNQLGAPDHNVVFVNHRGGPLTTRSIQRVVERYVLLTLPHRSDVSPHTLRHTCATHHLDAGADLRVVQEILGHESLSSTQIYTHVSIERLKQVYRDAHPHA from the coding sequence ATGATGCATTATTTTAATTACTTGCGCGTGGAGCGAAATTTCTCACCCCACACTTTACGCGCCTATACCAACGACCTCGCTATGTTTTGCGATTTTATGGAAAATGGCGTTCTTGCTTTTCAGCGCGACAGCGAAGACCTCCGGCCATCGGCAACTTTCACCACACTCCGCCGGGCGGGTAAACAGGAAATCCGCGCCTTTCTGGCGCATCTCCAGACTTCAGGCAGTACCTCGCGGACAGCGGCGCGGAAATTAGCCGCCCTTCGTTCCGCCTTCTCTTATTTCCAGCGTATGGGAAAAATCCCAACAAATCCCACAGAAGGACTGCGCTCAGGACGGATGACAAAATCATTGCCTGACGTGTTGTCCATCCCTGAGGTGACCCAACTCCTTGAAGCGCCCGATACTAAAACGCCTTTAGATAAACGTGATCGTGCGCTCCTTGAGGTTTTATATTCTTGCGGGCTCCGTGCCGCTGAATTGGCGGGACTTGTCCTAACCGATATTTTCGCAACACAACAAACGCTGCGTGTTTTAGGAAAACGAAAAAAAGAACGTATCGTACCTATAGGTTCGTATGCCCTGGCAGCCCTTGATGAATACCTTTTTTGCCGCAATCAATTGGGAGCCCCCGACCATAACGTCGTATTTGTGAATCACCGCGGCGGTCCGCTCACAACGCGCAGTATCCAGCGTGTTGTAGAGCGCTATGTATTGCTGACCCTCCCCCATCGCTCCGATGTATCACCCCATACCTTGCGCCACACTTGCGCCACCCACCATTTAGACGCCGGCGCAGATTTGCGTGTTGTCCAGGAAATTTTAGGACATGAAAGTCTCTCAAGCACGCAGATTTATACCCACGTCAGCATTGAACGATTGAAACAGGTCTACCGTGACGCCCATCCCCACGCCTAA
- a CDS encoding histidinol-phosphatase gives MKNNTIAVPWKVSLHGGHSYPFCDHAKNHLEEILDAAVDQGYRIFGVTEHAPRMESKYLYDEEVEMGWTVDTLNALFSAYARTLDMFQKQYANRLEVLKGFEIEVCPPGRYKEIMLSYQQQLNFDYIVGSVHYIDDLIFDYKPEYVQQILKRYGSYENIALRYYETLAEMVPQLHPDVIGHFDLIRCIFPQSENPHSPRIIEAASHALEVIRSYDCILDVNTSGIRKALGGPYPSSTLLGLAQDMGIPFCFGDDSHAVAHVGAGIEEARLFLLKAGVDTITCLSREKEELIRLQIPLCD, from the coding sequence GTGAAAAACAACACTATAGCAGTCCCTTGGAAAGTTTCGCTTCACGGCGGTCACAGTTATCCTTTTTGTGATCATGCCAAGAATCATCTGGAAGAAATCTTGGATGCAGCGGTTGATCAAGGGTATCGGATTTTTGGTGTCACCGAACATGCCCCCCGTATGGAATCCAAATATCTTTATGATGAAGAGGTGGAGATGGGGTGGACTGTCGACACCTTAAATGCTTTATTTTCTGCGTATGCAAGAACTCTTGATATGTTTCAAAAACAATACGCTAATCGATTGGAAGTGTTAAAAGGTTTTGAAATCGAGGTCTGTCCGCCTGGTCGCTATAAAGAGATCATGCTTTCCTACCAACAACAATTAAATTTTGATTATATTGTCGGGTCGGTACATTATATTGACGATCTCATTTTTGATTATAAACCGGAATATGTTCAGCAAATTTTAAAGCGATATGGCAGCTATGAAAATATAGCTCTCCGCTATTACGAAACACTGGCTGAGATGGTACCGCAATTGCACCCCGATGTAATTGGTCATTTTGATCTTATCCGTTGTATTTTTCCTCAATCGGAAAATCCCCATTCACCGCGCATCATAGAAGCGGCTTCTCATGCCTTGGAAGTTATACGCAGCTACGATTGCATTCTTGATGTCAACACTTCGGGAATTCGAAAAGCCTTGGGCGGCCCTTATCCGTCATCAACACTTCTTGGTCTAGCACAGGATATGGGGATCCCTTTTTGTTTCGGAGATGACAGCCATGCCGTGGCCCATGTAGGCGCGGGAATAGAAGAGGCGCGTTTGTTCCTGCTCAAAGCAGGGGTGGACACCATCACCTGTTTGAGTCGTGAAAAGGAAGAACTTATACGCCTGCAAATTCCTTTATGCGATTGA